The Candidatus Saccharibacteria bacterium genome has a segment encoding these proteins:
- a CDS encoding S41 family peptidase: protein MQQELRPAHILIERRSSKIFDRLTCYKGIGGPLDKKVPLISVIGIAIISAAVAFVVGVLSKDTFFAAKIAEQVTSSSSSNSSLPDDLNYSEVEKVYDVLRANYFGDLTEEQLIESLKDGIARATEDPYTVYLDEEAAQAFSESLNGEFSGIGAEIAVKNDQLQVVAPLEGTPAQNAGLRPQDLILEINSEDTTGITVEEAVAKIRGEKGTDVVLNIYRGSGEPFDVTITRDIISVPNAEGEILDGGIGYIDLNTFGEDAVRDVNAIVSDFVDQDIQKIILDLRGNSGGFLDASVDIAGLWLNNQPVVEQKGEQGAVLRSGSTGPLLGVETVVLIDGGSASASEIVAGALQDYGAATILGEQSFGKGSVQSLENLSDGGQLKVTIARWFTPNGKNIDQEGVTPDEQVELTLDDFNADRDPQLDAAKSLLNN from the coding sequence TTGCAGCAGGAACTACGACCCGCGCATATACTAATCGAGCGGCGTAGTAGTAAAATTTTTGATCGTTTGACATGTTATAAAGGAATTGGAGGACCGTTGGATAAAAAAGTACCACTTATAAGTGTGATAGGGATCGCTATTATCAGCGCTGCTGTAGCGTTTGTCGTTGGCGTACTTAGTAAAGACACATTTTTTGCGGCTAAGATCGCTGAACAAGTAACGTCGTCGTCGAGTTCGAACAGTAGTTTGCCCGACGATTTAAATTATTCAGAAGTCGAGAAGGTCTACGATGTTTTGCGAGCAAACTATTTTGGCGATTTAACCGAAGAGCAACTGATAGAGTCGTTAAAGGATGGGATTGCTCGTGCTACAGAAGACCCATATACGGTCTATCTTGATGAAGAAGCTGCCCAGGCCTTTAGCGAAAGCCTAAACGGTGAATTTTCAGGGATTGGTGCAGAAATTGCCGTTAAGAATGATCAACTGCAGGTTGTGGCTCCGCTCGAGGGAACACCAGCTCAAAATGCTGGTTTACGACCGCAGGACTTAATATTGGAAATCAACTCAGAAGACACCACCGGAATTACGGTCGAAGAGGCAGTCGCTAAGATTAGGGGCGAAAAAGGTACTGACGTTGTTTTAAATATTTACCGCGGGTCAGGGGAGCCGTTCGACGTTACCATCACCCGTGATATTATTTCTGTCCCGAATGCCGAAGGCGAAATTCTCGACGGCGGTATTGGCTACATAGACCTTAATACGTTTGGTGAAGATGCAGTGCGTGATGTAAATGCGATCGTTTCTGATTTTGTCGACCAAGACATACAAAAAATTATTTTAGACCTACGCGGGAATTCGGGCGGCTTTTTGGACGCCAGCGTTGATATTGCTGGGCTGTGGCTGAACAATCAACCAGTCGTTGAGCAAAAGGGCGAACAAGGGGCGGTTTTACGATCTGGTTCTACCGGCCCGCTACTGGGCGTTGAGACAGTCGTTCTAATTGATGGCGGCAGTGCCAGTGCGAGCGAGATCGTGGCTGGCGCGTTGCAAGATTACGGAGCAGCAACAATACTGGGTGAACAAAGTTTTGGTAAGGGCAGTGTTCAAAGCCTTGAGAACCTGAGTGATGGCGGACAGCTAAAAGTAACAATTGCACGCTGGTTTACGCCGAATGGCAAAAACATTGATCAAGAAGGTGTTACACCTGATGAGCAGGTTGAACTTACACTCGATGACTTTAATGCTGACCGAGATCCTCAGCTTGATGCCGCAAAATCTCTACTTAATAATTAA
- a CDS encoding flippase-like domain-containing protein, whose translation MQIFSRKYWTPRRLLTLVAGAIFAALIFFNVEVVVGAIKQLADTNLAIFLLVPSSFALSYLCIANYYHYFFKAFNKKTSIKQLYKLVFALNFVNQILPSGGLSGTTYFLYGVDKTRKKIPAGLATFSHFGRYIFAYISYFFVLAGAFLFLRFGSDSLTTKFLNEGFMLVGINFTGRTLITSLVVGSTILIFAVFYIISKESRVDKTVGSMGRVIDWVGRKFRSGKPIFGEQSIRRTTKDFHKSFQKLRSNRKHLLAPAAFMILSTTFEVLVVYFSYLAVGATINPGIIMVTFAVANVAGVISVIPGDVGVHETVMVVMLSLAGVEKEVALSGALLYRVLAKYLFTSIGFYYYNQILKPPKTAKST comes from the coding sequence ATGCAGATATTTAGTCGTAAATACTGGACACCGAGACGACTTTTAACACTAGTAGCTGGTGCAATATTCGCAGCCCTTATTTTTTTCAATGTTGAAGTTGTAGTTGGCGCTATTAAACAGCTGGCAGATACAAATTTAGCTATATTCTTGCTGGTGCCTAGTTCATTTGCTCTCAGCTATCTTTGTATTGCTAATTATTACCATTATTTTTTCAAAGCGTTCAATAAAAAAACCAGCATTAAACAGCTATACAAATTAGTGTTTGCACTTAACTTTGTTAATCAAATTCTCCCGTCAGGGGGGCTTAGCGGCACGACTTATTTTTTGTATGGTGTCGATAAAACCCGTAAAAAGATACCTGCAGGTCTAGCGACGTTTTCACACTTCGGGCGCTATATTTTTGCCTATATTAGTTACTTTTTTGTTTTAGCTGGTGCATTTTTATTTTTAAGATTTGGCAGTGATTCACTTACTACTAAATTCTTGAACGAAGGATTTATGCTGGTGGGCATTAACTTCACCGGCCGCACACTCATCACTAGTTTAGTTGTCGGTTCAACAATTCTGATTTTTGCAGTTTTCTACATTATTTCTAAGGAATCACGCGTAGACAAAACAGTTGGGTCCATGGGAAGGGTAATTGACTGGGTTGGCCGTAAGTTCAGAAGCGGTAAGCCGATTTTTGGCGAACAATCCATTCGACGAACTACCAAGGACTTCCATAAAAGCTTCCAAAAATTACGTAGTAACAGGAAGCATTTGCTTGCACCTGCAGCGTTTATGATTCTAAGCACGACATTCGAAGTTCTTGTGGTGTATTTTTCGTATTTGGCTGTTGGCGCAACAATCAACCCTGGCATTATTATGGTTACCTTTGCAGTTGCGAATGTGGCTGGTGTCATATCGGTTATCCCTGGTGATGTTGGTGTACATGAAACCGTAATGGTTGTTATGCTTTCCTTGGCTGGTGTAGAGAAGGAAGTTGCACTTTCGGGGGCGCTTTTGTATCGAGTTTTGGCAAAATATTTATTTACATCGATTGGCTTTTACTATTACAACCAAATTTTAAAACCACCTAAAACCGCTAAGTCTACCTAA
- a CDS encoding peptide chain release factor 2 codes for MNEQITQLQRDIQDALARIDSDSLSAQLSELEQHMAEPDFWNDQERAKKITKQHAKIKAKLQPWLEVASKIDEIAELSTMDDAALHTEIKQEYTAIKKTYDQLAFALKLSGKYDDYDALMAIHAGTGGTDAMDWAEMLERMYLRFFEKAGFKTEVIERSAGDEAGIKRVQLAITGPYAYGKLQSEHGVHRLVRLSPFNSDNLRQTSFALVEVTPQIDEPDEVEIDDNDLKIDVYRSGGKGGQSVNTTDSAVRITHEPTGIVVAIQNERSQLQNKQTAMKIVRSKLAQLAAEQHAEKISEVRGPDVQAAWGNQIRNYVLHPYTLVKDTRTKHETTDASAVLDGDIADFVDSYLNWKVGSEA; via the coding sequence ATGAATGAACAGATCACCCAACTACAACGCGACATACAGGACGCTTTAGCGCGAATCGACAGCGATAGTTTGAGTGCGCAGCTAAGCGAACTCGAGCAGCATATGGCTGAGCCTGACTTTTGGAACGATCAAGAGCGAGCTAAGAAAATCACTAAACAACACGCCAAAATTAAAGCAAAGCTGCAGCCGTGGCTTGAAGTAGCCTCGAAAATTGACGAGATCGCTGAGCTAAGCACCATGGACGATGCGGCACTACACACCGAAATAAAACAAGAATACACCGCTATTAAAAAAACCTACGACCAGTTAGCGTTTGCCTTAAAACTGTCTGGTAAATATGACGACTACGATGCACTTATGGCCATCCATGCTGGCACCGGTGGAACCGACGCAATGGATTGGGCGGAAATGCTGGAGCGTATGTATCTACGTTTTTTCGAAAAAGCTGGTTTTAAAACAGAAGTTATTGAAAGAAGTGCTGGTGACGAAGCTGGAATAAAACGAGTGCAACTAGCTATAACCGGCCCATACGCTTACGGCAAGCTACAGAGCGAACATGGCGTGCACAGATTAGTCCGACTCAGTCCGTTTAATTCAGATAACTTGCGACAAACTAGTTTTGCGCTGGTGGAAGTAACTCCGCAGATTGATGAACCAGACGAGGTGGAGATTGACGACAATGACCTAAAGATTGACGTGTATCGCTCGGGCGGCAAAGGTGGGCAAAGTGTTAATACGACTGACTCTGCGGTGCGAATTACTCACGAACCAACGGGGATTGTAGTGGCGATTCAAAATGAACGGTCGCAGTTACAAAATAAGCAAACGGCTATGAAAATTGTGCGGTCTAAATTAGCGCAGCTGGCAGCCGAGCAACATGCTGAAAAAATCAGTGAAGTACGCGGCCCAGACGTGCAAGCGGCCTGGGGTAATCAAATTAGAAATTACGTGCTTCATCCATACACATTAGTAAAAGATACCCGCACCAAACACGAAACGACTGATGCCAGTGCTGTTCTTGATGGTGATATCGCTGACTTTGTGGACAGTTATTTAAACTGGAAAGTGGGTTCCGAAGCTTAG
- a CDS encoding 50S ribosomal protein L27, which translates to MSKNKAGGTSKNLNDSPGQRLGVKRYGGEVVGAGEVLVRQRGSSKVAGPGTDYGRDYTIYATKPGTVSYRSIKVKRFTGKSAPRTEVSVV; encoded by the coding sequence ATGAGTAAAAATAAAGCAGGCGGCACAAGTAAAAACCTCAATGACTCACCCGGTCAAAGGCTTGGCGTTAAGCGTTACGGCGGTGAAGTTGTAGGCGCTGGCGAAGTATTAGTACGACAACGTGGTAGCAGCAAAGTTGCTGGCCCTGGAACTGATTACGGTCGCGATTACACTATTTACGCAACTAAACCAGGTACGGTCAGCTACCGCAGCATAAAAGTAAAACGCTTTACGGGCAAATCAGCTCCGCGAACTGAAGTTAGCGTCGTTTAA
- a CDS encoding ABC transporter permease, with amino-acid sequence MIRLFISIGRVFRTGIKNFARNLWLSMAATAIMVVTLVIILSTFAINNATKDTLQQAAEDITISIFLTDDITEEQRLEFQNDLQMSPDVTNVFFTSKDQALENYLRDNADTGLAIATEFLDENPLQASFEVELTQLSQNQNLLNLINSDLYSDVIDDFNSERLERASRVGNLQDFIITAGLLAAGVFALISVLVIFNTIRLAIFTRSNEIQIMKLIGSTNNFIRGPFLVEAGIYGLLSGVISLSLVYSVMNRLSASGENGFITILPTAELFSERVWLISTSTIAGGVLIGVVSSLLAMSRYLRLHSKK; translated from the coding sequence ATGATTCGACTGTTTATTTCGATCGGTCGAGTGTTTAGGACAGGCATAAAAAACTTTGCTCGCAATTTATGGCTTTCAATGGCAGCAACCGCGATAATGGTAGTTACACTGGTTATTATTTTGTCGACTTTTGCTATAAACAACGCCACTAAAGACACCTTGCAGCAGGCGGCAGAAGATATTACGATTTCGATCTTTTTGACCGATGACATTACCGAAGAACAACGTCTGGAGTTCCAAAACGATCTACAGATGAGCCCTGACGTCACCAACGTCTTTTTTACTAGTAAAGACCAAGCACTTGAAAATTACTTACGCGACAATGCCGACACTGGTCTGGCAATAGCTACGGAATTTTTGGATGAAAATCCATTGCAGGCATCGTTTGAAGTAGAGCTAACTCAACTAAGCCAAAATCAAAATTTACTGAATTTAATTAACAGCGATCTTTACAGCGACGTCATAGACGACTTTAATTCAGAGCGGCTGGAACGAGCCAGCCGAGTTGGTAACTTGCAGGATTTTATTATCACCGCAGGATTATTAGCGGCAGGGGTATTTGCGCTTATATCGGTATTGGTCATCTTTAACACTATACGGTTAGCAATTTTCACCAGAAGCAACGAAATACAGATTATGAAGTTAATCGGCTCGACAAATAATTTTATACGCGGGCCGTTTTTGGTTGAGGCCGGCATATATGGACTGCTGTCCGGTGTTATCAGCCTCAGCTTGGTGTATTCGGTAATGAACCGCTTGAGTGCTTCGGGCGAGAATGGATTTATCACTATTTTGCCAACTGCTGAACTGTTTAGTGAACGGGTCTGGCTCATAAGCACCAGCACTATTGCCGGCGGGGTACTTATTGGTGTAGTATCTTCTTTGCTTGCAATGTCCCGCTATCTCCGACTACATTCCAAGAAATAA
- a CDS encoding CTP synthase, whose protein sequence is MKTKYIFVTGGVLSGLGKGITAASIGRVLKARDISVNIQKLDQYLNVDAGTLNPAEHGETFVTYDGAETDLDLGHYERFLDIELDTNSSVMSGRVLRKVIEDERAGKYLGKTVQVVPHVTNAMQEYVANAAKGHQVHIAEIGGTVGDIEGLAWIEAIREFSNAVGRENCIFVHVVYVPYLGASGEFKTKPAQNAVRTLRSIGIFPDVLAVRSEAAAPPSIKAKLSIHTGVEESGIVLLPNAKSVYQVPRVLESSGTSDYILKKLKLKASKPDLKEWDKLIERATKQYTKKLSVGVIAKYMDNEDTYMSVFEALKSAAWANDIGISIEWINAETLTTKNKTTMLQSLDAIVVPGGFGERGIEGKIIAAHYAIDNNIPYLGLCLGMQIAVVAHARKHLKGSVASEEVDPQCDHPVIHLMEHQKTITHKGGTMRLGDYECVLAKNTHSRRLYGEKSIKERHRHRFEFNNAYREQLAEHGLVIAGASPDNQLVEIIELDKKLHPYFVATQFHPEFKSRPTRPHPLFYGLIQASKRKLH, encoded by the coding sequence ATGAAAACAAAATATATTTTTGTTACTGGCGGTGTATTGAGTGGTCTTGGTAAGGGTATAACTGCGGCTTCAATCGGGCGAGTACTAAAAGCCCGGGATATATCTGTTAATATTCAAAAACTTGATCAGTATTTGAATGTCGATGCCGGCACACTAAACCCGGCTGAGCATGGTGAGACATTTGTAACATATGATGGCGCAGAGACCGACCTTGACCTTGGTCATTACGAACGGTTTTTGGACATCGAACTCGATACCAACAGTTCTGTGATGAGCGGGCGAGTGCTGCGCAAAGTAATCGAAGATGAACGGGCTGGAAAATATTTAGGTAAGACCGTACAGGTTGTGCCGCATGTTACTAATGCCATGCAAGAGTACGTTGCGAATGCTGCCAAGGGGCATCAAGTTCATATCGCAGAAATTGGCGGCACGGTTGGTGACATCGAAGGTTTGGCATGGATAGAAGCAATACGGGAATTTTCTAATGCTGTGGGACGCGAAAATTGCATATTCGTACATGTTGTTTATGTTCCATACCTTGGGGCGAGTGGTGAGTTTAAAACTAAGCCGGCACAAAATGCAGTGCGAACGCTCCGTTCAATCGGTATTTTCCCAGATGTTTTAGCTGTTCGCAGCGAAGCGGCTGCACCACCCTCGATAAAAGCAAAACTAAGCATACATACCGGCGTAGAAGAATCTGGAATAGTCTTATTGCCAAACGCGAAGAGTGTGTATCAGGTACCGCGTGTCTTAGAGTCAAGCGGTACAAGCGACTATATTTTAAAGAAGTTAAAGCTCAAGGCTTCAAAACCTGACCTAAAAGAGTGGGATAAGCTCATTGAGCGAGCCACTAAACAATACACCAAAAAGCTGTCGGTCGGCGTGATAGCTAAATACATGGACAATGAAGACACCTATATGAGTGTCTTCGAAGCCTTAAAGTCCGCTGCCTGGGCAAACGACATTGGAATTTCTATCGAATGGATAAATGCTGAAACCTTAACTACCAAGAACAAAACTACCATGCTACAGTCACTCGATGCGATTGTTGTGCCTGGTGGGTTTGGTGAACGGGGGATCGAAGGAAAAATCATCGCAGCACATTATGCGATCGATAATAATATTCCATATTTAGGATTGTGTTTAGGTATGCAAATTGCAGTTGTGGCTCACGCAAGAAAACACCTCAAAGGCAGCGTTGCTTCTGAGGAAGTTGATCCGCAATGTGATCACCCAGTTATTCACCTTATGGAACACCAAAAGACTATCACACACAAAGGCGGCACAATGCGCCTTGGGGATTACGAATGTGTATTGGCTAAAAACACCCACTCCAGACGCTTGTATGGTGAAAAATCTATTAAAGAACGACATCGCCACCGGTTTGAGTTTAATAATGCCTACAGAGAGCAATTAGCAGAACATGGCTTGGTAATTGCTGGAGCATCGCCAGACAATCAGCTTGTCGAAATTATTGAGCTAGACAAAAAGCTGCACCCGTATTTCGTAGCTACGCAGTTCCACCCAGAATTCAAAAGCCGGCCGACTAGACCACACCCACTATTTTATGGTTTAATACAGGCAAGTAAGCGTAAGCTACATTAA
- a CDS encoding DUF11 domain-containing protein, which translates to MSIFTSSNRLASIVFALFFAFAIPLSVVAQAPAVRLESDLGVANQTQGDTSYSDSVNAKVDDVVKVQLWYHNMEDADSGLNAEKLTAKINIPTDKGVNQTISATVGADNANTVNTSVDVTLSLENAYLEFIPGTVEWRHNTGAATDPSVCDTGNDPAGAPAKCYTTEVITDEVVTKPNGAVIETDYKPCFGFESTITVLARVKAQEVSINKTVREAGLTGWQTHNAAKPGALLEYQIRFANEGNVPLEGVIVGDNLPKYLSYVEGSTRFMYSMKDVDDVDGDGDTDELIEKVIEDDKDLITRGGFDTSEYVASFGPGAVGYVMFQAQVDDVEVFEKCGDYEITNVGLVRPAGMNTFVNTAKTDIRVECEPGETPPEETPEENPEELPNTGAGSMIAAAAGTGVLAQGANIFVSSRRKLAETLLTK; encoded by the coding sequence ATGAGTATTTTTACAAGCTCTAATCGCTTGGCGTCTATAGTTTTTGCATTATTTTTTGCATTTGCTATTCCGCTTAGTGTTGTTGCGCAAGCTCCAGCTGTTCGTTTAGAAAGCGACCTAGGAGTTGCAAACCAAACCCAAGGTGACACAAGTTACTCTGACAGCGTTAACGCAAAAGTTGACGACGTTGTTAAGGTTCAACTGTGGTACCACAACATGGAAGACGCAGATTCTGGTTTAAACGCTGAGAAATTAACTGCGAAAATCAACATACCAACCGATAAAGGGGTTAATCAGACAATCTCTGCCACTGTAGGTGCAGACAATGCGAACACAGTAAACACATCGGTAGATGTAACATTAAGCCTTGAGAACGCGTATCTTGAATTTATTCCTGGTACCGTTGAATGGCGACACAACACCGGTGCAGCTACTGACCCAAGTGTTTGTGACACAGGCAATGACCCAGCTGGCGCACCAGCTAAATGTTACACAACAGAGGTGATAACCGATGAAGTAGTAACCAAACCTAACGGTGCGGTGATCGAAACTGACTACAAGCCGTGTTTTGGGTTTGAGTCTACTATTACTGTCTTAGCACGTGTTAAAGCTCAGGAAGTGAGCATTAACAAAACTGTGCGTGAAGCTGGCTTAACTGGTTGGCAGACACACAATGCTGCTAAGCCAGGTGCATTGCTTGAATACCAAATTCGTTTTGCGAATGAAGGTAATGTTCCACTTGAAGGTGTAATTGTTGGTGATAACTTACCAAAATACCTTAGCTATGTTGAAGGTTCGACTCGATTTATGTACAGCATGAAAGACGTTGACGATGTAGATGGCGACGGTGACACCGATGAGTTAATCGAAAAAGTTATCGAAGACGATAAAGACTTGATAACTCGTGGTGGATTCGACACCAGCGAGTACGTTGCAAGTTTTGGTCCAGGTGCAGTTGGGTACGTAATGTTCCAAGCACAAGTTGACGATGTTGAAGTATTTGAAAAATGTGGCGATTACGAGATAACAAACGTTGGTCTTGTACGTCCTGCAGGCATGAATACTTTTGTTAACACTGCTAAAACTGATATTCGAGTAGAGTGTGAACCTGGTGAAACACCGCCAGAAGAAACACCTGAAGAAAATCCTGAAGAACTACCAAACACTGGTGCAGGTAGCATGATTGCTGCCGCAGCTGGTACTGGTGTTCTCGCCCAAGGTGCAAACATATTTGTAAGCTCACGCCGCAAGCTTGCCGAAACACTTTTAACTAAGTAA
- the ftsE gene encoding cell division ATP-binding protein FtsE yields the protein MILLDRVSKVYGKDHTALSRINLHIEAKEFVCVVGTSGAGKSTLMKLLTREEEQTSGKIIVNGIDYDTLKKRDIPYLRRRIGTVFQDFKLLPGKTVYENVAFALEIVGIPSSRIKHNVPKVIKLVGLEGKENAFPNQLSGGERQRVAIARAVVRQPKILIADEPTGNLDPKHAWDIINLLLKINKHGTTVLLTTHNVEIVNTLKRRVVTIKNGRISTDQAVGMYKV from the coding sequence GTGATTTTACTTGATCGTGTAAGCAAAGTTTACGGAAAAGACCACACAGCCCTTAGTCGCATTAATTTACATATTGAAGCGAAAGAATTTGTGTGTGTTGTCGGTACGAGTGGTGCCGGAAAATCGACGTTAATGAAGCTGTTAACCAGAGAAGAAGAGCAGACCAGCGGCAAAATTATTGTTAATGGTATTGATTACGATACCTTGAAAAAGCGAGACATTCCGTATTTACGACGCCGTATTGGTACGGTGTTTCAAGATTTTAAATTATTACCAGGTAAAACTGTGTACGAAAACGTAGCATTTGCGCTTGAGATCGTGGGTATTCCAAGCTCGCGCATTAAACATAACGTGCCAAAAGTTATTAAGTTGGTGGGACTAGAAGGTAAAGAAAACGCCTTTCCAAACCAGCTGTCTGGCGGTGAGCGTCAACGAGTTGCAATTGCTCGGGCAGTTGTGCGACAACCAAAGATATTAATTGCCGACGAACCAACTGGCAACTTAGACCCTAAACACGCCTGGGACATTATTAACTTGCTGCTTAAGATCAACAAACACGGCACAACAGTCTTGCTCACAACTCATAACGTTGAAATTGTTAATACCTTAAAACGCCGCGTTGTTACCATTAAAAATGGTCGAATCTCTACCGACCAAGCAGTAGGGATGTACAAAGTATGA
- the xseA gene encoding exodeoxyribonuclease VII large subunit codes for MENIYTVSQFAAVANQILEAALPFVRIQGEVSNYQVRAGKWVSFRLKDNNSIIECFGSVWQIQTPLQDGMEVVVAGNPRLSAKWGKFSVSISAIKPVGQGSILKSLQLLKSKLEAEGLFDVDRKRPLPAYPMKIGVVSSEQADGYKDFLKITKQRWPLATIVFAHSLVQGDEAPKQITASLNALNQTDVDVIAVVRGGGSSEDLLAFSSEPVVRAVAASRVPVVVGVGHEADIALSQLAADKSASTPTDAAQIITPDMEQFDLLVDRSLRDLHSGLELRFTHTKDLIGLFEQSAIRSSAKISHKLETLDNQLFAGVQTALRVNENRVGGLTRVLHQLDPHNILRQGYAMVKRGDTIVTKAKDLNTDDVIHLVLKDATKKAKIL; via the coding sequence ATGGAAAATATTTATACTGTCAGTCAGTTTGCTGCTGTTGCAAATCAAATACTTGAAGCGGCACTACCATTTGTCCGAATTCAAGGTGAGGTGTCCAACTATCAAGTTCGCGCCGGAAAATGGGTGAGTTTTCGGCTTAAGGATAATAATTCGATTATTGAGTGTTTCGGGAGTGTCTGGCAGATTCAGACTCCGCTACAAGACGGCATGGAGGTGGTGGTTGCCGGCAACCCTCGATTAAGCGCCAAATGGGGCAAATTTAGCGTTAGTATTAGTGCTATTAAGCCTGTAGGGCAAGGATCGATATTAAAGTCTTTGCAGCTACTAAAATCTAAACTAGAGGCTGAAGGCCTATTTGACGTGGATCGTAAACGCCCATTGCCGGCTTATCCAATGAAGATTGGTGTTGTCAGTTCTGAACAGGCGGATGGCTATAAAGATTTTTTAAAAATAACAAAACAACGCTGGCCGCTGGCTACAATTGTGTTTGCTCACAGCTTAGTTCAAGGGGATGAAGCACCAAAGCAAATAACGGCCAGTCTAAATGCCTTAAATCAAACTGACGTCGATGTAATTGCGGTAGTTCGCGGTGGTGGCAGTAGCGAAGATTTACTAGCTTTTAGCAGTGAGCCAGTTGTACGTGCAGTCGCCGCCAGTAGAGTGCCAGTTGTAGTGGGTGTTGGCCATGAAGCTGACATTGCATTGTCTCAACTAGCTGCAGACAAAAGTGCTTCAACTCCGACTGATGCTGCACAAATTATTACACCTGATATGGAGCAATTCGATTTGCTTGTTGATCGGTCTTTGCGCGATTTACATTCTGGGCTGGAATTACGGTTTACCCATACAAAAGATCTAATCGGCTTATTTGAACAATCCGCAATACGCAGCTCAGCAAAGATTTCTCACAAACTTGAGACGCTCGATAATCAGCTTTTCGCCGGTGTTCAAACAGCACTGCGTGTTAATGAGAATAGGGTTGGTGGACTGACTCGTGTTTTACACCAGTTGGATCCACACAATATTTTGCGCCAAGGCTATGCAATGGTTAAGCGGGGAGATACAATAGTCACTAAGGCAAAAGACCTTAACACAGACGACGTAATACATTTAGTGCTGAAAGATGCAACTAAGAAAGCGAAGATTCTATGA
- a CDS encoding response regulator, translating into MAHKILLVEDDQGLSTVYQQRLEAEGFSVKHVPNGEDALSAAIEFKPDLILLDVMMPKINGFDVLDILRNTPETTNAKVIMLTALSQAKDIERAQELHADDYLIKSQVVIADVVEKIKKHLKV; encoded by the coding sequence ATGGCACACAAAATACTACTGGTTGAAGACGATCAAGGTCTTTCTACGGTATATCAGCAACGACTTGAAGCAGAAGGCTTTAGCGTAAAACATGTCCCAAACGGCGAGGATGCGCTTTCGGCTGCAATCGAATTTAAGCCCGATTTAATCTTACTCGACGTAATGATGCCAAAAATAAACGGCTTTGACGTTTTAGACATCTTAAGAAACACACCAGAAACCACAAATGCTAAAGTTATTATGCTCACCGCTCTTTCCCAAGCCAAGGATATTGAACGAGCACAGGAGCTTCATGCTGACGACTATCTAATTAAGTCGCAGGTTGTTATTGCTGACGTCGTTGAGAAAATCAAAAAACACCTAAAAGTTTAG
- the xseB gene encoding exodeoxyribonuclease VII small subunit produces MNFSELAEELEQIVAWFESDNVDLEAAVEKFERGVVLSSELKKRLSSAEQKIKKISS; encoded by the coding sequence ATGAATTTTAGTGAATTAGCCGAGGAGCTTGAGCAAATAGTTGCCTGGTTTGAGTCTGACAACGTTGATTTAGAAGCGGCAGTAGAGAAGTTCGAGCGAGGGGTGGTGTTGTCGAGTGAGCTGAAAAAAAGGCTGAGCAGCGCCGAGCAAAAAATCAAAAAGATTAGTTCCTAA